One window of the Desulfobaccales bacterium genome contains the following:
- a CDS encoding polyprenyl synthetase family protein — translation MDLKAYLEERRNLVNRALEAYLPRVRGPAFRVVEAMHYSLMAGGKRLRPILCLAACEAVGADPTEALPVACALEMIHTYSLIHDDLPAMDDDDLRRGRPTCHKQFDEATAILAGDGLLTEAFRLMAEVAPRFEGREAVLLEIIELIGRAAGYQGMVGGQMLDLLAEGRKITLKELETIHRLKTGALLTASIRAGALVGGADRHQLTCLTEFGEKFGLVFQITDDLLDVEGEAAEMGKTPGQDEKRRKATYPALLGREAARQWATTLMEQAIEGLKDLGERAEPLRAIGRYLLVRRS, via the coding sequence GTGGACCTGAAAGCCTATCTGGAAGAACGGCGCAACCTGGTGAACCGGGCCCTGGAGGCCTATCTCCCCCGGGTCAGGGGACCCGCCTTTCGGGTGGTGGAGGCCATGCATTACAGTCTCATGGCCGGCGGCAAGCGCCTTAGGCCCATCCTGTGTCTGGCCGCCTGCGAGGCCGTGGGGGCCGACCCCACCGAGGCCCTGCCCGTAGCCTGCGCCCTGGAGATGATCCACACTTACTCCCTCATCCATGACGACCTGCCCGCCATGGACGACGACGACCTGCGCCGGGGCCGGCCCACCTGCCACAAGCAGTTCGATGAGGCCACCGCCATTCTGGCCGGGGACGGCCTGCTCACCGAAGCCTTCCGGCTCATGGCCGAGGTGGCGCCCCGCTTTGAGGGCCGGGAGGCGGTGCTCCTGGAGATCATCGAACTCATCGGCCGGGCCGCCGGCTACCAGGGCATGGTGGGCGGCCAGATGCTGGATCTCCTGGCCGAAGGCCGGAAGATCACCCTCAAAGAGCTGGAGACCATCCACCGGCTGAAGACGGGGGCGCTCCTCACCGCCTCCATCCGGGCCGGAGCCCTGGTGGGGGGCGCCGACCGCCACCAGCTCACCTGCCTCACCGAGTTCGGGGAAAAATTTGGGCTCGTCTTCCAGATTACCGATGATTTGCTGGACGTGGAGGGCGAGGCGGCGGAGATGGGCAAGACCCCTGGCCAGGACGAAAAGCGCCGCAAGGCCACCTACCCGGCCCTGCTGGGGCGGGAAGCCGCCCGCCAGTGGGCCACCACCCTCATGGAGCAGGCCATCGAGGGCCTGAAGGATCTGGGCGAGCGGGCCGAGCCTTTGCGGGCCATCGGCCGCTATTTGCTCGTGCGCCGCAGTTAA
- a CDS encoding DUF6600 domain-containing protein produces MTCRRRCFTWLALLMAMGLVLGGATAARAGHEDAALFYEELAQYGNWVEYGTYGPVWYPTRVTENWRPYLDGRWVPTQGGWVFETSEPWGWAVYHYGNWMPTEEYGWVWVPGRTWYPSTVAWRSSEEYIGWAPIPPPGYVPPPAYYPPGGYYPGISALDLITAPFWIFAQAVNFLLGFGLPYAPTYSYYNCGCLVPFAMYPTIYPRTFWITEYYYPAYAPGAYFFFGPSFNYVSRVCRVPLVRINTYVREVNIINYRNVLPPRQVWERRPYIREVLPASVREGRWEVRRRAELRPPERLVRPDVMPRPRELPALPKFERVTPKARVAPEVTRPEWRRPEAPERLRPREVRPPEVTRPPVERRPEVPERLRPREGRPPEVTPPQRLRPEVPERRGLRLPPQAVPEERQLRQQRERDRRLERSFTPEQQRQFRQQERELRQQEIFRPSRPAAPPPRMEQPRPAPPPAPERRAPRGEGRPSGDGRPEGFQGRPFGR; encoded by the coding sequence ATGACCTGCCGACGGAGATGTTTCACGTGGCTGGCGCTCCTCATGGCCATGGGGCTGGTGCTGGGCGGAGCCACCGCCGCCCGGGCCGGCCATGAGGATGCGGCGCTCTTCTATGAAGAGCTGGCGCAATACGGCAATTGGGTGGAGTACGGCACCTACGGCCCCGTCTGGTACCCCACCCGGGTGACGGAGAACTGGCGGCCGTATCTGGACGGCCGCTGGGTGCCCACTCAAGGGGGCTGGGTCTTTGAGACCAGCGAACCCTGGGGCTGGGCAGTGTATCATTACGGCAACTGGATGCCCACGGAGGAATACGGCTGGGTGTGGGTGCCGGGCCGCACCTGGTATCCCAGCACCGTGGCCTGGCGCAGCAGCGAGGAGTACATCGGTTGGGCCCCCATCCCGCCGCCGGGGTATGTGCCGCCCCCGGCCTACTATCCCCCCGGCGGCTACTACCCGGGGATCTCCGCCCTGGACCTGATCACCGCGCCTTTTTGGATCTTCGCCCAGGCGGTGAATTTTCTCCTGGGCTTCGGGCTGCCGTATGCCCCCACATATTCGTATTACAACTGCGGCTGCCTGGTGCCCTTCGCCATGTATCCCACCATCTACCCCCGGACCTTCTGGATCACGGAGTATTACTATCCGGCTTATGCGCCCGGGGCCTACTTTTTCTTTGGGCCGTCTTTCAACTATGTCTCCCGGGTCTGCCGGGTGCCGCTGGTGCGCATCAACACCTATGTGCGGGAAGTGAACATCATCAATTATCGCAATGTGCTGCCGCCGCGGCAGGTGTGGGAGCGGCGGCCATATATCCGGGAGGTGCTGCCGGCCTCGGTGCGGGAAGGGCGCTGGGAGGTGCGCCGCCGGGCGGAGCTCAGGCCGCCGGAGCGCCTGGTGCGGCCCGATGTCATGCCCCGGCCCCGGGAACTGCCGGCGTTGCCCAAATTTGAGCGGGTGACGCCCAAGGCCCGGGTGGCGCCGGAAGTGACCCGGCCCGAATGGCGGCGTCCGGAAGCCCCGGAGCGCCTGCGCCCCCGGGAAGTCCGGCCCCCGGAAGTGACCCGGCCGCCCGTGGAACGGCGGCCTGAGGTGCCGGAACGGCTGCGGCCCCGGGAAGGGCGGCCTCCGGAGGTGACCCCGCCCCAGCGGCTGCGTCCGGAGGTGCCGGAGCGCCGGGGGCTGCGCCTGCCCCCTCAGGCGGTGCCCGAGGAACGCCAGCTCCGCCAGCAGCGGGAGCGGGACCGGCGTCTGGAGCGCAGCTTCACCCCGGAGCAGCAGCGCCAGTTCCGGCAGCAGGAGCGGGAGCTGAGGCAACAGGAGATCTTCCGGCCCAGCCGGCCGGCGGCACCGCCGCCCCGGATGGAGCAGCCCCGGCCGGCGCCTCCGCCGGCCCCGGAGCGCCGGGCTCCCCGAGGGGAAGGCCGTCCTTCCGGTGATGGCCGCCCTGAAGGCTTCCAGGGCCGGCCCTTCGGCCGCTGA
- a CDS encoding 4Fe-4S dicluster domain-containing protein produces MSKAMLIDTTKCIGCRACQVACKSWNDLPGEPATYSDTWSSPRYLSATQYTRIIFRETAAPDGGVRWHFIKRQCMHCLDPACESVCPVGALKRLPEGPVVYNDDRCIGCRYCMMACPFQIPKFEWHSAVPLIRKCTFCAERQVEGLAPACATTCPTGALLFGEREDLLKEARRRLGTQPGRYHPQIYGDRIVGGTSQLYLTAASFEELGLNHRGFRTDLGETPYGIYGRAWMSRVPYVALAVGGLAVGLHYLNRRMADVQAAKGDKEG; encoded by the coding sequence ATGAGCAAGGCGATGCTTATCGATACCACCAAGTGTATCGGCTGCCGGGCCTGCCAGGTGGCCTGCAAAAGCTGGAACGACCTGCCGGGAGAGCCGGCCACGTATTCCGACACCTGGAGCAGTCCCCGGTATCTCAGCGCCACCCAGTACACCCGGATCATCTTCCGGGAGACGGCGGCGCCCGACGGCGGCGTGCGTTGGCACTTCATCAAGCGCCAGTGCATGCACTGTCTGGACCCGGCCTGTGAGAGCGTCTGTCCGGTGGGGGCTTTGAAACGTCTGCCCGAGGGGCCGGTGGTCTATAACGACGACCGCTGCATCGGCTGCCGTTACTGCATGATGGCCTGTCCCTTCCAGATCCCCAAGTTTGAATGGCATTCGGCGGTGCCCCTGATCCGCAAGTGCACCTTCTGCGCCGAGCGGCAAGTGGAGGGGCTGGCGCCGGCCTGCGCCACCACCTGCCCCACCGGGGCCCTGCTCTTCGGCGAGCGGGAGGATCTGCTCAAAGAGGCCCGCCGCCGCCTGGGGACCCAGCCGGGGCGCTATCACCCCCAAATTTACGGCGACCGCATCGTGGGGGGCACAAGCCAGCTCTACCTCACCGCCGCCTCCTTCGAGGAGCTGGGGCTCAATCACCGGGGCTTCCGCACCGACCTGGGGGAGACCCCCTACGGCATCTACGGCCGGGCCTGGATGTCCCGGGTGCCGTATGTCGCCCTGGCGGTGGGCGGCCTGGCGGTGGGCCTCCACTATCTCAACCGGCGCATGGCGGACGTCCAGGCTGCCAAAGGCGACAAGGAGGGCTGA
- a CDS encoding TlyA family RNA methyltransferase has product MPNQEPDTQKQKPEKSRLDKLLVGRGLAESRAQAQALILAGRVLVNGVPVTKAGALVPEDAVITVTQAPAYVSRGGEKLAPALDHFGVDVSGLICLDAGASTGGFTDVLLQRGAARVYAVDVGYGQLDPRLRHDPRVVVRERTNIRHLTPADVPEPLDLVTLDLSFISLTLVLPVVVRFLKPGGRILALVKPQFEVGKGQVGKGGVVRDPELQRQAVEKVAACARELGLKVSPAFPSPVKGPKGNQEYFLHLSLTKS; this is encoded by the coding sequence TTGCCCAATCAAGAACCTGATACCCAAAAACAGAAACCCGAAAAGTCTCGGCTGGATAAGCTGCTGGTCGGCCGTGGGCTGGCTGAGAGCCGGGCGCAGGCCCAGGCCCTGATCTTGGCCGGGCGGGTGCTGGTGAACGGCGTCCCGGTGACCAAGGCAGGCGCCTTGGTGCCCGAGGACGCGGTTATCACCGTCACCCAGGCCCCCGCCTACGTCAGCCGGGGCGGCGAGAAGCTGGCCCCCGCCCTGGACCACTTCGGCGTGGATGTCTCGGGCCTCATCTGCCTGGACGCCGGCGCCTCCACCGGCGGCTTCACCGATGTGCTGCTTCAGCGGGGCGCGGCCCGGGTCTATGCCGTGGACGTGGGCTACGGCCAGCTCGACCCCCGGCTGCGCCACGACCCCCGGGTGGTGGTGCGGGAGCGCACCAACATCCGCCACCTCACCCCCGCCGACGTCCCGGAGCCCCTGGACCTCGTCACCCTGGACCTCTCCTTCATTTCCCTGACCCTGGTTCTGCCGGTGGTGGTGCGGTTTCTTAAGCCCGGCGGCCGCATCCTCGCCTTGGTGAAGCCCCAGTTCGAGGTGGGCAAAGGCCAGGTGGGGAAAGGCGGGGTGGTGCGGGACCCGGAGCTCCAGCGCCAGGCGGTGGAGAAGGTGGCCGCCTGCGCCCGGGAGCTGGGGCTTAAGGTGTCCCCCGCCTTTCCCTCGCCCGTGAAGGGCCCCAAGGGAAATCAGGAATATTTTCTGCACCTTAGCCTGACAAAATCGTAA
- the fdnG gene encoding formate dehydrogenase-N subunit alpha: MGFSRRAFLKGLAGGLASVPLAEVLLPRQGWAGFLHPAKTRDAQATTSICPFCGVGCGLVAYTQGGKLVSVQGDPEHPINQGALCSKGQAVMEVVTSPRRLKKLLYRAPGSDRWEEKDLEWGLTTLAQRIKATRDATFQTVSAAGVPVNRTEALAAIGGSPLNNEECYLITKLSRSLGMLFIETQARLUHSSTVASLGPTFGRGAMTNHWNDLANSDCILIVGCNPAENHPISFKWITQAQEKGAKLIVVDPRFTRSAAKADLYVRLRPGTDIALFGGLIHHLLQNDLYFRDYVVTYTNAPFIVKPEYSFEKGLFSGYQKDKRAYDPSSWDYETGPDGKPLTDPTLQHPRSVFQLMKQHFSRYTPEMVAAATGVPRETFFKLAEMFCATGRPDKAGTILYAMGGTQHSTGVQIIRSYSILQMLLGNMGIAGGGINALRGENNVQGATDMAMLFHVLPGYLGAPSEATHPTLKDYLDKETPKASFWVNKPKFFVSLLKAWWGEAARPENEFAYHYLPKLGKGPQGAGYSWIPLFEHMGAGGIKGLMCWGMNPAVGSTNLNHTYAALEKLEWLAAFDLWETETAVFWKRPGANPANIKTEVFLFPAADSLEKEGSASNSGRWVQWRYQAVKPGGDIRSDLWFVNRLGLELKKLYEADPKAPNRDAILQLTWNYGADPDPHLVAKEINGYTVADTKQLPNFLALKDDGSTACGCWIYSGFYPGPDKKDNKAAARDKKDPSGLGLYPGWAYSWPVNRRIIYNRCSADPQGRPWDPKRALVRWDEAAHKWVRLDVPDFKWLDPATKQEVPPAESAQAPYIMLPEGKCRLFVPKGACRDGPFPEHYEALECPFVNPLSPVQSNPAVRLWKSELSQLAEVCDPRYPYIATTFRLTEHWQAGPMTRNLSWQSELMPEMFVEISPTLAQAKGIKSGDWVKVTSARGEVLARAHVTRRVAPFTCGAPGLTNTVEMVALPWHYGFAGLATGGSDRRRNYAANQLSPMVGDANTMIPEFKVFLVNLEKA, translated from the coding sequence ATGGGCTTCAGCCGCAGAGCGTTCCTCAAGGGACTGGCAGGCGGTCTCGCCAGCGTGCCGCTGGCGGAGGTCCTCCTGCCCCGCCAGGGGTGGGCCGGCTTTCTCCATCCGGCCAAAACCCGGGACGCCCAGGCCACCACCTCCATCTGCCCCTTCTGCGGTGTGGGCTGCGGCCTGGTGGCCTACACCCAAGGGGGCAAGCTGGTGAGCGTTCAGGGGGACCCGGAGCACCCCATCAACCAAGGGGCCCTGTGCAGCAAGGGCCAGGCAGTGATGGAGGTGGTCACCAGCCCCCGGCGCCTGAAGAAACTCCTCTACCGAGCCCCGGGCAGCGACCGCTGGGAGGAAAAGGACCTGGAGTGGGGCCTCACCACTCTGGCCCAGCGCATCAAAGCCACCCGGGACGCCACCTTTCAGACCGTGTCCGCCGCCGGGGTGCCCGTCAATCGCACCGAGGCCCTGGCGGCCATCGGCGGCTCGCCCCTCAACAACGAAGAGTGCTACCTCATCACCAAACTCAGCCGGTCCCTGGGGATGCTCTTCATCGAAACCCAGGCCCGTCTCTGACACTCCTCCACTGTGGCCTCGTTGGGGCCCACCTTCGGCCGGGGCGCCATGACCAATCATTGGAACGACCTGGCCAACAGCGACTGCATCCTCATTGTCGGCTGCAACCCGGCGGAAAACCATCCCATCAGTTTCAAATGGATCACCCAGGCCCAGGAGAAGGGGGCCAAACTCATCGTCGTGGACCCCCGCTTCACCCGTTCGGCGGCCAAGGCGGACCTCTATGTGCGCCTGCGGCCGGGCACCGATATCGCCCTGTTCGGCGGCCTCATCCATCATCTCCTGCAAAATGACCTGTATTTCCGGGATTACGTCGTCACCTATACCAACGCCCCCTTTATCGTCAAACCGGAGTATTCCTTTGAGAAGGGCCTGTTCTCCGGCTACCAGAAGGACAAGCGGGCCTATGATCCCTCCTCCTGGGATTACGAGACCGGCCCGGACGGCAAGCCCCTCACCGACCCCACCCTGCAGCATCCCCGCTCCGTCTTTCAGCTTATGAAGCAACACTTCAGCCGTTACACCCCGGAGATGGTGGCGGCTGCCACCGGAGTGCCCCGGGAGACCTTCTTCAAGCTGGCAGAGATGTTCTGCGCCACCGGCCGCCCGGACAAGGCCGGCACCATCCTCTATGCCATGGGCGGCACCCAGCACTCCACCGGCGTGCAGATCATCCGCAGTTACTCCATCCTGCAGATGCTCTTGGGGAACATGGGGATTGCCGGCGGCGGCATCAATGCCTTGCGGGGTGAGAACAACGTTCAGGGCGCCACCGACATGGCCATGCTCTTCCATGTGCTCCCCGGGTATCTGGGGGCTCCCAGCGAGGCGACGCATCCCACCCTGAAGGATTACCTGGACAAGGAAACCCCCAAGGCCAGCTTCTGGGTCAACAAGCCCAAGTTTTTCGTCAGCCTGCTCAAGGCCTGGTGGGGCGAGGCGGCCCGGCCGGAGAACGAATTTGCCTATCACTACCTCCCCAAGCTGGGGAAGGGCCCCCAGGGGGCCGGCTATTCCTGGATTCCCCTCTTTGAGCACATGGGCGCCGGCGGCATCAAGGGCCTCATGTGCTGGGGCATGAACCCGGCGGTGGGCTCCACCAACCTCAACCACACCTACGCCGCCCTGGAAAAGCTGGAATGGCTGGCGGCCTTCGATCTCTGGGAGACGGAGACCGCCGTCTTCTGGAAGCGCCCCGGGGCCAATCCCGCCAACATCAAGACGGAGGTCTTCCTCTTCCCCGCCGCCGACTCCCTGGAAAAGGAGGGGAGCGCCAGCAACAGCGGCCGCTGGGTCCAGTGGCGCTATCAGGCGGTGAAACCCGGGGGCGACATCAGAAGCGATCTCTGGTTCGTCAACCGCCTGGGCCTGGAGCTCAAAAAGCTCTATGAGGCGGACCCCAAGGCCCCGAACCGCGACGCCATCCTGCAGCTCACCTGGAACTACGGGGCCGACCCGGATCCCCACCTGGTGGCCAAGGAGATCAACGGCTACACGGTGGCCGACACAAAGCAGCTCCCCAACTTCCTGGCCTTGAAAGACGACGGCTCCACCGCCTGCGGCTGCTGGATCTACTCCGGCTTCTACCCCGGCCCGGACAAAAAGGACAACAAGGCCGCGGCCCGGGACAAAAAGGACCCCAGCGGCCTGGGGCTCTATCCGGGCTGGGCCTACTCCTGGCCGGTGAACCGGCGCATCATCTACAACCGCTGTTCCGCCGATCCCCAGGGCCGGCCCTGGGATCCCAAGCGGGCCCTGGTGCGCTGGGATGAGGCGGCGCACAAGTGGGTGCGCCTGGATGTGCCGGACTTCAAGTGGCTGGATCCCGCCACCAAGCAGGAGGTGCCCCCGGCCGAGTCCGCCCAGGCGCCATACATCATGCTGCCGGAAGGCAAGTGCCGCCTCTTTGTCCCCAAGGGGGCCTGCCGGGACGGGCCCTTCCCGGAACATTACGAAGCGCTGGAGTGCCCCTTTGTCAATCCGCTCTCCCCGGTGCAGTCCAACCCGGCGGTGCGCCTGTGGAAATCGGAGCTCAGCCAGCTGGCGGAGGTCTGCGACCCCCGCTATCCCTACATCGCCACCACCTTCCGGCTGACGGAGCACTGGCAGGCGGGGCCCATGACCCGCAACCTCAGCTGGCAATCCGAGCTGATGCCCGAGATGTTCGTGGAGATCAGCCCCACCCTGGCCCAGGCCAAGGGCATCAAAAGCGGCGACTGGGTGAAAGTGACGAGCGCTCGGGGCGAGGTTCTGGCCCGGGCCCATGTCACCCGCCGGGTGGCGCCCTTCACCTGCGGCGCCCCGGGCCTCACCAACACCGTGGAAATGGTGGCCCTGCCCTGGCATTACGGCTTTGCCGGTCTGGCCACCGGCGGCTCCGACCGCCGGCGCAACTACGCCGCCAACCAGCTCAGCCCCATGGTGGGGGACGCCAACACCATGATCCCGGAATTCAAGGTGTTTCTGGTGAACCTGGAGAAGGCCTAA
- the xseA gene encoding exodeoxyribonuclease VII large subunit, whose product MPEDFPPVYTVSALTRAIRDALEPRFSLVWVSGEVSNLRQPPSGHYYFTLKDENAQIRAVFFKGSHQHLRYKPEEGKQVLCRGRLTVYEQRGEYQLVLDYLEPLGLGALAQAFEALKAKLAAEGLFDAARKKPLPFLPRRLALVTSPTGAVVRDFLRLQRQRFPNVEVLIYPVKVQGAEAAGEIARALDELPAVPGVEVVILARGGGSLEDLWPFNEEEVARAIARCPLPVVSAVGHEVDFTISDFVADVRAATPSHAVAVVLPDKAELKAKLARLAGSLYRAWRRHLTAERRHLAQMSRRLPDLRRRLTEARLRVDERGEALTRRLRRLLESRRQELRLASSRLVLLSPGKRLAGERQRLAAMGQELLKAWQRRLTEHRRHLTVAREHLQKLDPLAILNRGYAVATTLPEGVIIRDPAQAPPGSAIRVRVAKGRLDCRVEETSR is encoded by the coding sequence ATGCCCGAGGACTTCCCCCCCGTCTATACCGTGAGCGCTCTCACCCGGGCCATCCGGGACGCCCTGGAGCCCCGCTTCTCTTTGGTGTGGGTGAGCGGCGAGGTCTCCAACCTGAGGCAGCCGCCCTCGGGCCATTATTACTTCACTCTCAAAGACGAAAACGCCCAGATCCGGGCGGTGTTCTTCAAAGGCAGTCACCAGCATCTGCGCTACAAGCCCGAGGAAGGCAAACAGGTGCTCTGCCGGGGCCGCCTCACGGTCTATGAGCAGCGGGGCGAATACCAGCTGGTCCTGGATTACCTGGAGCCCCTGGGGCTGGGGGCCCTGGCCCAGGCCTTTGAGGCCCTGAAGGCCAAACTGGCGGCGGAGGGCCTCTTTGATGCCGCCCGGAAAAAACCCTTGCCCTTCCTGCCCCGGCGCCTGGCCCTGGTCACCTCCCCCACCGGCGCGGTGGTGCGGGATTTCCTGAGGCTGCAGCGCCAGCGCTTCCCCAACGTGGAGGTGCTCATTTACCCGGTGAAGGTGCAGGGGGCCGAGGCGGCCGGGGAGATCGCCCGGGCCCTGGACGAGCTGCCGGCCGTCCCCGGTGTGGAGGTCGTCATTCTGGCCCGGGGAGGCGGCTCCCTGGAGGACCTGTGGCCCTTCAACGAAGAGGAGGTGGCCCGGGCCATCGCCCGCTGCCCGCTGCCGGTGGTCTCGGCGGTGGGCCACGAGGTGGACTTCACCATCAGCGATTTTGTGGCCGATGTCCGGGCCGCCACCCCCAGCCACGCGGTGGCGGTGGTCCTGCCGGACAAGGCGGAGCTCAAGGCCAAGCTGGCCCGGCTGGCGGGGTCCCTCTACCGGGCCTGGCGGCGGCATCTCACCGCCGAGCGCCGGCATCTGGCCCAGATGAGCCGGCGCCTGCCGGACCTCCGGCGCCGCCTCACCGAAGCGCGCCTCCGTGTGGATGAGCGGGGGGAGGCCCTGACCCGGCGCCTGCGGCGGCTTTTGGAGTCCCGGCGCCAGGAGCTGCGGCTCGCCAGCTCCCGGCTGGTGCTTTTAAGCCCCGGGAAGCGGCTGGCCGGGGAGCGCCAGCGCCTGGCCGCTATGGGGCAGGAGCTTCTCAAGGCCTGGCAGCGGCGCCTGACGGAACACAGGCGGCATCTCACGGTGGCCCGGGAGCATCTGCAGAAGCTGGATCCCCTGGCCATCCTGAACCGGGGCTATGCGGTGGCCACCACCCTGCCGGAGGGGGTGATCATCCGGGACCCGGCCCAGGCCCCACCGGGCAGCGCCATCCGGGTGCGGGTGGCCAAGGGCCGCCTGGACTGCCGGGTGGAGGAAACGAGCCGTTAA
- the dxs gene encoding 1-deoxy-D-xylulose-5-phosphate synthase has product MEERLKSPGEKRRRLLSTISSPADLKKLSFEQLPQVAQEIRETIISTVSKTGGHLAPSLGVVELTLALHYVFDAPRDKIVWDVGHQAYAHKLLTGRQEQFHTLRQYGGISGFPKRAESIYDAFDTGHSSTSISAALGMASARCLKKERGRVIAVIGDGALTAGLALEGLNNAGDLHKDLIVILNDNGMSIAPNVGAMSSFFSRKLTGRTMVFLKKRVEQLLGALPGIGDDLLALAKKSEDAMKAFFTPGMLFEALKFTYLGPVNGHRLDHLIETLKNVKNLDGPVLVHVLTKKGKGYPPAENDPTGFHGLGKFDPDTGVAKKILGEIPSYTEIFGDTLVRLAEADPRLVAITAAMPDGTGLVDFRARFPERFFDVGICEQHAVTFAAGLAVEGLRPVVAIYSTFLQRAYDQVLHDVCLQNLPVVFALDRGGIVGEDGETHQGLFDLSYLRHIPNLVLMAPKDEDELRHMLYTAVRHRGPIALRYPRGRGVGVSFSPTLQEIPLGKGEVLREGEDLLILAVGASVYPSLAAARELEKQGYQATVVNARFIKPLDEQLILSWAARTGRVLTVEENVAQGGFGSAVLELLADQGLLVPVKRIAVPDKFVEHGAPDLLRQKYGLDAQGIINAALQFLSQPARPQKVVWGSFK; this is encoded by the coding sequence TTGGAAGAGCGTCTGAAGTCCCCGGGAGAGAAGAGACGGCGTCTGCTCAGCACCATTTCCAGCCCCGCCGATTTAAAGAAGCTGTCCTTTGAGCAGCTGCCCCAGGTGGCCCAGGAAATCCGGGAGACCATCATCAGCACCGTCTCCAAGACCGGGGGGCACTTGGCCCCCAGCCTGGGGGTGGTGGAGCTCACCCTGGCGTTGCACTACGTCTTTGACGCCCCCCGGGACAAGATCGTCTGGGATGTGGGCCACCAGGCCTATGCCCACAAGCTCCTCACCGGCCGCCAGGAGCAGTTCCACACCCTGCGCCAGTACGGGGGCATCAGCGGCTTCCCCAAGCGGGCGGAAAGCATCTACGACGCCTTCGACACCGGCCACAGCTCCACCTCCATCTCCGCCGCCCTGGGCATGGCCTCGGCCCGCTGCCTGAAAAAAGAGCGGGGCCGGGTCATCGCGGTCATCGGCGACGGCGCCTTGACCGCCGGGCTGGCCCTGGAGGGCCTCAACAACGCCGGCGACCTGCACAAGGACCTCATCGTCATCCTCAACGACAACGGCATGTCCATCGCCCCCAACGTGGGGGCCATGTCCTCCTTCTTCAGCCGCAAGCTCACCGGCCGCACCATGGTCTTCCTCAAAAAACGGGTGGAGCAGCTTCTGGGGGCGCTGCCCGGCATCGGCGACGATCTTCTGGCCCTGGCCAAGAAGAGCGAAGACGCCATGAAGGCCTTCTTCACCCCGGGCATGCTCTTTGAGGCCCTGAAGTTCACCTACCTCGGGCCGGTGAACGGCCACCGCCTGGACCACCTCATTGAGACCCTGAAAAACGTCAAGAACCTGGACGGCCCGGTCCTGGTGCATGTGCTCACCAAAAAGGGCAAGGGCTACCCGCCGGCGGAAAACGACCCCACCGGCTTCCACGGGCTGGGCAAGTTCGACCCCGACACCGGGGTGGCCAAAAAGATTCTGGGGGAGATCCCCTCCTACACCGAGATCTTCGGCGACACCCTGGTGCGCCTGGCGGAGGCCGACCCCCGGCTGGTGGCCATCACCGCGGCCATGCCCGACGGCACGGGCCTGGTGGACTTCCGGGCCAGGTTCCCGGAGCGCTTCTTTGACGTGGGCATCTGCGAGCAGCACGCGGTCACCTTCGCCGCCGGCCTGGCGGTGGAGGGCCTCCGCCCCGTGGTGGCCATCTACTCCACCTTCCTCCAGCGGGCCTACGACCAGGTGCTGCACGACGTCTGCCTCCAGAACCTGCCGGTGGTCTTCGCCCTGGACCGGGGCGGCATCGTGGGTGAGGACGGCGAGACCCACCAGGGCCTCTTTGACCTCTCCTATCTGAGGCACATCCCCAACCTCGTCCTTATGGCCCCCAAGGACGAAGATGAGCTCAGGCACATGCTCTACACCGCGGTGCGCCACCGGGGCCCCATTGCCCTGCGCTACCCCCGGGGCCGGGGCGTGGGGGTGAGCTTCAGCCCCACCCTGCAGGAAATCCCCCTCGGCAAAGGCGAGGTGCTCCGGGAAGGCGAGGACCTCCTCATCCTGGCGGTGGGCGCCTCGGTTTACCCCTCCCTGGCTGCAGCCCGGGAGCTGGAAAAACAGGGCTACCAGGCCACGGTGGTGAACGCCCGCTTCATAAAACCCCTGGATGAGCAGCTCATCTTGAGCTGGGCCGCCCGCACCGGCCGGGTGCTTACGGTGGAGGAGAACGTGGCCCAGGGGGGCTTCGGCAGCGCCGTCCTGGAGCTGCTGGCCGACCAGGGGCTTCTGGTGCCGGTGAAGCGCATTGCCGTGCCCGACAAGTTCGTGGAGCACGGCGCCCCGGATCTCCTGCGGCAGAAATACGGCCTGGACGCCCAGGGCATCATTAACGCCGCCCTGCAGTTCCTCAGCCAGCCCGCCCGGCCGCAGAAGGTGGTCTGGGGGAGTTTTAAGTGA
- a CDS encoding exodeoxyribonuclease VII small subunit: MNTEIEEKLSFEAALQRLEEVLEALEHGNLNLEEALKAFEEGVQLVRFCHGKLDEVERKVELLLKDAGGNFFTKPFPEEEGEGGA; this comes from the coding sequence ATGAATACTGAAATAGAGGAAAAACTTTCGTTCGAAGCGGCCCTGCAGCGCCTGGAAGAGGTGCTGGAGGCCCTGGAGCATGGCAACCTCAACCTCGAGGAGGCCCTTAAAGCCTTCGAGGAAGGGGTGCAGCTGGTGCGCTTCTGCCACGGCAAGCTGGACGAGGTGGAGCGCAAGGTGGAGCTCCTCCTCAAGGACGCCGGCGGCAATTTCTTCACCAAACCCTTCCCCGAAGAGGAGGGGGAGGGCGGCGCCTGA